The sequence below is a genomic window from Scatophagus argus isolate fScaArg1 chromosome 8, fScaArg1.pri, whole genome shotgun sequence.
CCTCTaagcagaaagaaatggaagaaatctcagggagagtgaaagagaagggATCCCTCTCCaaggatggacagatggagacattttgtttatttttctattttttttaatgttcatgGAGTGAACAGTTTTTCACCTGCTGCCCTGTGCCTCATCAATGGAAGGCCAGCTAAGGGGATTGCAGCCTTCAAAAGTGTATGTACAAAGCTGACATGGTCCAGTGGTAGAGTCACTTTCTTTATATTCTGCAAGAAGCATCAAGGAAGGTTTTCAATAAGCTGTGCCTACTGTTGAGTACATTCATTATGTTTTTCAGTTAACTTGTCTGACACTACAAACTGgatgttaattagtgagcatCAGAGGTGCAGGCAGGTGGATTTTGTCACCTTTGGATGgggccaggctagctgtttcctcttgttttcacTCTTCATGCAAGGCTAAGCTGACCATCTGTGGCTTCATATTGGGCATACAACACTcagcaaaatgaatgaaatttcaTTGCTTTGACTATTTCATCATGTATTTACTACAAGTCATAATAGGGTTTGTGGCATTAAGAAAcctcatgtgtgtttgtttgtttgtttgttgttttatttaattttaggATCTGAAACCTGGTAACCTTGCTGTGAATGAGAACTGTGAATTAAAGGTTCGTTGAAAAAGAAGCTGCACACCAGATTGTTCAGGTCaagatgaaatgtgttttcattttacatatgAAAACATACTTAatttacatttgacttttttttttacatttttacattttacttgacaaaaaaaccaaaaacaattgGAAAACCGATCTAACTGTAACTGTTCTTAGATTCTGGATTTCGGACTAGCCAGACAGACGGAGAGCGAAATGACTGGTTATGTTGTGACACGGTGGTACAGAGCGCCAGAGGTCATATTCAACTGGATGCACTACAGTCAGACAGGTACTAATATTACCTCCCTcatacaaataataattttcagCGTGTTGAAAATACAACAGAATACTGCAATATGCTATGACAgagatttgatttttgttattaaaattctctctctgtgccccTTCATCACAGTGGATGTGTGGTCAGCTGCCTGTATCCTGGCCGAGCTGATTACAGGCCAGGTGCTTTTCCAAGGACATGACAGTATCCTTGCACATACACCTCACTGGGTTGTAATAAAGATGTGTATGCTCAATTTTGGCAGTTGGATACTCAAAATGTTCAAGGattttttatgtttcaaatATTGAAAAGTTTTGAGGAAGCACTGTAAGCATTAAAGAAGTACaccactgattttacacattaagGTCCATTACTCGTCATGAAGGATTAAAGGGTCTAAACTCAGTCCAGACCAATCTCATCTACATTCAGGCCTACTGTACttacttttatttcaaaaaacatCCAGATTTGTAAAAAGAGTCAGCTTAAAGGGTCAGTCAACTGCACTTAcctgttaaatataaatattcatatCTATTCTTTTTGTGTACTTCTAGCATCTCCTCAGAGCTCTGACTGGACTTGTGCTTATCATCATGAAGCTATGAGAGCTCTGACAGGAGATACTTCCACCGGACAGAAAAAGAGGGCAcagatttctgtattttctggATTATTTCCACTACATAGCATGATTACATTTCTTAAAATAGAATCATGTGATATGACATGCTTAGGACAGCCCTGCTACTACATCTTTTCACCATGTTCCTCGGTCAATAGCTGTAATTCCACAGTATTTAGCAGTACTTTCCCTCCAGGCTCTTCTCCTTTTAATGTGCCTCCTCTCAGCTCTACCTTTCAGCTTCCTGTCCTTGTAATAAATTGCCAAAACACCCCTTTAGCTAGACATATGGAATCAATAGGCTTACTTCAAATAACCCCATAGAtttttcagataaaaaaaatgaaaggaagcaGCTAAACTTTGTAATACAGTAATGCTAGGTTTTGTGCAGGATATATGCAGCAGGTGTCTTTAATGCAAATGCCTGCTCTGACACCAGATGTATACTTTGTATACTGTGTCTCAAGAGGCTTCCTTAATAAGCCTTTTCAGGCATTGATCAGCTGAAGAAGATCCTCCGTCTGACAGGAACACCAGACTCCTCCCTGGTTCAAAGGATGCAGAGTAAAGATGTAAGTTTTGCAAATTTTAACATAAGCTCTGTGCAGCTCTTCTATTTGGTATTCAAGCCAACTCATAATGTGTGCATTTCTAAATATCCACAGAAAGTTGCAGCTACTTTGCCTTTCCTTGCATCAtgttcttttcatgttttggaATGAAATGGTGCCATCTTTGGCTGTTTTCCAGGCACAATCATATGTCCAAGGTCTtccaccacagaagaagaaaaacttcaGGGAAGTGTTTTCATCCATGGATGAAAATGGTACGCTGTACTGCCTCTACTTGTTCACTTAAAACTAAAACttattgcatgtttttaattgaaaaataaaccaaTTTCCTTTGTGTATATAGAGAGAGACGCACCCTTGAAACTCCagtgagcagagagcagagttTCATAGCCAAGTATTGATTCAGGAAATGTGAAAATTGAAACATaatgtgaaaaactgaaaagtgtttGCTGTCTTGATACTTGTAGCTGTAGACCTACTGGAGGGTATGTTACTGCTGGACCCAGAGACAAGGCTGACAGCAAAGCAGGGACTGTCACACCCTTACCTGGCTGAATATCATGACCCAGAGGGCGAGCCAGACTCTGAGCCTTATGACGACTCATTTGAGAGCCTGGAGCTTGCTGTTGGGGAGTGGAAGAGTAAGTATGGCTGACCGGAAGAGGCCGGAGGTGACTGTTGGGTTGTGACAGAGATGCTCACAAGTCATTTTTTGCAAACCCAAGTCAAGTCTGAAGTATTTTATGGTCATAATGAGAATTCTGCATCTGATGCACACCATCTGGTCTGCTTAGAACAATCCATCGCCATTTCCAAGGAATTCAAAGCACGTACTGTATTATCATCACTCCTTTATGTATTAGCATACAGCATCAGCCTTGATTAGTTGTTTGGTATATGATCGCTTTAAACAAGTTATTGCAGTGCAATTTGAAGGAATAGAAGATAggaatagaaatagaaatagaaaatttAACATCTTTTATGAAGATATGAAGGCTGGAATCAAATAAAGCCTTCTGCTGGGAGACAGATAGGAAGTTTACGCACGTTAACAGTCtagagaggagcagagggcaAAAGGCAGTTGACAGTTGTATTTATGAGATGTTGTACTGTGAGCACATCAGCAGCCAAGGTGTGTTTGTTGAAGGCTGAAAGGagtttgtttactgtgtttactgtgatgCATCGCATAACCTgtattttaagaattttaagaATGTACTTAATACAAATATAAACCTACACTTATTTTCAATactcctttccttttttttcttatcaggTCTTATACACATGGAGATCATGACCTTCGACCCTGAAGACCCCAGTAAGACAGCCATGTAGGATGCTGTGATGTGCTGGTACACATAAAACACCTGCTGAATGCTGAAGTTTTGGGGTGTATCTGATTTGTATTGCAATTCCAATGCAATTTACTAAAGGGCAGCTTTACTTGGTATGGTGGCCTGAGAGGGCTTTAAAAAGAGAGTCTAATTCTAGCAGTAATGTTGTCTTTATTCGataatatttagattttaatttgaataGAAATCAGAATTGGCACCTCCGATTTCATCCAAAAAGTAAACCACAAAATTCTAAAATGCTGTCTTCTAGTACATACAATATATGTAGACCGAATAATGCTAACTCATGGtgtatgaaatattaaatgataAATCCATCCAGGAGGAAGAGGTTGAAGGCAATGAGAAAAGTAGTAAGTGAACCATGAGTtcatattattttgttaaaaacttCTCTTTCCAAGGTCAAGGATAAACTAGCATCTACAAACTATCTACAAAATATCTTATTTATTGACTATTGTAGAATGGATGGTAAAATAAATTGCAATTTGTTTAATTGAATAGAATGCAAATTAATAGAAAAGATAACCCAGAAAGGTAACCCGCTCTTATAATACAATTACCCTTAGTTACATTTTGTCTTACTTTACAAGCACAGTTATTGTATATGTCTCattttgtatgcttttgtgAAACATATTCATAATATGTAAAGTGTGCAATTTAGTGCAATTTATCTTTTTACTCATTTGGAAAGATGTGggaaattattattttggatCATTTTTACTGTTGGAACTCAACtgttttcaaataaaagatTACACAAATGACATGTTGTTATTAAACAATGTTAACAATGAGTATTATAATTGAATGGGCTCAGATGGATACAAGGAATAAAATAGGCCCAAAGTGTCATAGAATCATAGaacactagagggcagcatTATATCATATGAATTTGAGGCAGAAGAAGCTGGATTcattgtgttcttgtgtgtgtgtgtgtgtgtgtgtgtgtacttatcTAGTTTAAGCAATGGCACAATGAACATAAAACAAGGTTCCACATCAGAGAAGCCTCATAACTACTTTTTGAGACCCCAGAAATAACTCTGCATCCTTGCAAAGCACAGAGAACTTGTCAGATCATAGGATACAGtgagctctttaagatatgatgatgatatgtCACCATTGAGGGCTTTGAATGCGAGAAGAAGGACTTTGAAGGActttaaattcaattcaaattcaaataaatagtgtgcaaataaaattacaaatttgAAGGTATCTAAAGAAATAGAGACTTCggtaaattatatatatttttaaaattatatcaGAGAGGGTTTAAAAAGAGAGTTTGAAGTAAGAGGCATGGACACCAATGCAAGCGTATGGCCAAAGTGTTTATGGCACTAAGTCCATATACATAGAGAGCCTCTCACAATGGTGTTGTCTATATGTTTCTGCACAACCAGTGGTAGCGGAGCACACAACATAGAGGCTAATGAAACTGGTGAACACGGATGTTGTTCCATAGCAAGCCAGCTTGGGCCTTCCCCATTGGGAAGGCCCAAGGTTGTTGGTTGCccaataataatatttaaaaaatgtcagtgccaagcaacagtttgttttatgtctCTCTAAAACTTATTTACATGCACGTGGTTTATTCctatttcaaataaatatacTAATGTATTCTGCCAGTTCGTTAATTTTGGTAAGAAAATGGAAACTGTCTGAAATAAGCACAGAAATTTTGGTACAATGACCATCTTCACTTCACTTAATAGGGCCTGCCAGGAAAGGCGTGGGAGAGCTGACAAGTGGCTGAGGTCCCCTTCTTGGTCTGGTCCATAACTGATCTGAAATTATGTTTGAACAATTCTTTATAACAACATGTTACCTTGATTCCCACATAGGTCAGTTGGCCAGTTGTTACCCTGAGTGTATGTTTATTAAAGGACATTATTATTGCTTTGTTATTGATCAGAAGTAATACACTCTTTGTTAAATTTATTGTATTACCTGAGGCTGCACCAAATTGTTAAATGACACAACATGTCCAGACATTTTGGGACTGTGGTCACAGGGTCAGATATGACTAACGAAAGGTCATCTGCATATAATAAAAACTAACCACCCATGATAATGCCCTCTATGTGCTTGTTTTGATGCAATTCTGCTGCCAGTGGTTCGATGGTGAGACTAAACTTCTTCTTTGACTTGTGAAGAAGTCAGAGTGAATGTATTTGAACACAGGATATAAAGGCCCGACCGATCCAAATTTGCATAAGGATTTAAAGATTTGGCtctattcagttcagttgaaaGTTTTACATACTTCCAAGTCGAATATTGAATGTTCCCAGTACATTACATTAAAAAGGAAATTTTGGATGAAGTCGCCAGTTagattttgtatttgatttataCTGAAGCCAGAGTTCCATAATAACTGGAGAATGATCTGATataacagaatcagaatcagaattcctttatttatccctaaagggaaattcttaaaacaatgctatactatactatatacaATACTATATACTATACTGTAACAATACTGTCATAGCTACAAGACTTTTTAAATGGAAGCATTCTTtcatctaaaagaaaaaagtctgttCTAGAATACGTCTGATGAACTGCAGACAAAAAGGAAATTTGATTTGTATTaataaacaagaagaaacagaatTAATATGAAGTCAGATTTATTCCAGACATTTTGATGGTACAAATTCACAATAAATCTGGTGGTCTCAGTCAGCCTTATCCATGTTCCTTTTTATTCAGAGTGGGAAAGTAAAACAGGATCAAAAACCATGTATATATTGAGtaactcattttctttcagaatgggagaagagaaggaggatccctataatgaataatgaacatATGTGGCTGCTTTTGATGATGTCAAGATGCACAACAAGATGACACATGTGAGATATTGCAGAAAAGAGGactttactgtatatttatgCCAGTCATGTATGCTTCGTAAATGTTGAATCCCCTCTGTGCAAATCTAAGAAATGCTGTTATCATTTTGTGTACAATGATTGTTGCCTTGTTAGGATTCTCTGTTATGACACTACAAGTATGCTCTTGTCTGCACAACAGCACATCCAGCAACCAAAAGGCAGCCAGGCTGACTGATCAAAGGAAAAGAGGACTGACTCACATCTCTGTTGCTCTTTGTTTCTGGTCTAATGATCTCTCTGCCTCTACTTGTATTCTAATGTTGTTTCTGACTCCCTGTAGGTATGTGATGCTGAGAGCAGTAACACAGAGAGTCAAAGAGAGCTGTATGCATGGATTTGCCAGCTGTCAATGGTgagatgtaaatgtttttgaatgagCTGGTGGGGTTTATGAAAGCTTGTATGAGAAAGAAGGGtcaagaggaggagaacaaaaTGAGGGAATAAGATGTTTTTAATAACGACGGATGCTGCCACCGCTTGTcctcaagctgctgctgctgctgctgcttctcaacTGAATGCCGTCGCCGCCTCCAAGGCCAAAGCCACTGCCATTCATGATCATGCCGCCACCGCCACTGCTTATTCCAATTCCGCCACCATAGGCACCAGCTCCTGCTGAGCTTAGACCTTTTAAGAAGAGATGAGATGGGTTTGAATTTCCttacattttgttctcttttcattAACCTATCaaccaaactgaaatgtttagtgaaggttttctcattttcagttaaactTTCATGAAAGAAATGGCTTGAACTGTAAATGGATATTTTGTTACATACCATAGCCGCCGCTTGAGCTCTGTATGTGGATGGTTGCAGATGAACCACCAGAAGCAATTCTGCAAAGAAGTACATAAATGAGCAATGTTAATTGCTGATGTTGCTGCCTGCACAAAGTGATGCAATTCACTTTCTTCTTGTTCTGTCATTCCAAAGTTAGTTAAGCTTTTACCTGCACTCCTCTCCTTCCAGTAGCTTCTTGTAGGTAGCAATCTCAATGTCCAGAGCCAGTTTGACATTCATGAGCTCTTGGTACTCGCGGACCTGGCGGGCCATGTCCTGTTTGGCTCTCTGCAGAGCCTCTTCCAAGTCTCTAATGCGGGCCTTGGCGTCTTTCACAGCCAGCTCACCACGCTCCTCAGCCTCGGCGATCTGGGCCTCCAGGTTGGCACGCTGAGAGGTTGGAAAATTAACAGAGGCTTCAAATATGATATCTCTGATTCAGAATGCCCTGTGTTCAGGAACTGGTTTTAGCATATATTCAGGAAAGTAATAACATCTTAAATGGTTTGTCCAAAGGTGAGGGTATGATTGAGTGAAACTGAGGGCTATTCAGTTGTAATTGTGAGCTTACCTGTCCCTTGACTGCCTCAATCTCATTCTGGAGGCGGCTAATCATGCGGTTAAGCTCAGCAATCTCACTCTTGGTGTTGCGAAGGTCTTCTCCGGCTTGACCTGCACTGGTCTGCATCTCTTGGTACTGAAGAAATAAGATAAATACCTGTCATCACAGATTCCATCCAGAAACATCCTGTCTACTTTGATTTGACATTGCAGGAAATGTGTTTTGCATTGGCGAGATTAGTTTCACCACCAACCTTCTGCTGGTACCATGATTCAGCTTCACTGCGGCTCTGGGCTGCGATCGCCTCATACTGAGCCTTGACTTCAGCAACAATGGCATCCATATCCAGATTGCGGCTGTTGTCCATCTCCACAATAACTGAGGTGTCTTTGATCTGTCCCTGGAGCTCACGCAGTTCCTGCACAAAAGATAAGAATGAGGTAAAATGAACTGGAGACCAAAGGCAGAACAGTATCTCTTTCTGTTCAGTAGAGTGAATTTTTCTTACCGCCTCATAGACAGCTCTGAGGAAGTTAATCTCATCCTGAAGGGCATCAACCTTGGCCTCGAGCTCAACTTTGTTCATGTAGGCACCATCTACATCCTGTAAATAGAGAAGAAGGAAGTGGTCTGCATTGGTGATGGGCCAGAGGGAAAGCTGAAATTGATTCCACTGTCTTCAGAAACCTGGTAGAGTGACAGGCTTTAGAATTGCAGATTCACTCTCACCTTCTTGAGGAGCACAAACTCATTCTCCACACTAGCACGCTTGTTGATTTCATCTTCATACCTGACACAAACAGTAGAAAAATTAGCCGTTGGAAAACAACAGTGGATGTTGACCATTCTAGGTCAGCTTCTGTGTGACATGCATCAACTCACTTGTTCTTGAAGTCCTCAACCAGCACCTGCATGTTCCTCAGCTCTCCCTCCAGCTTGACTTTCTCATTGCCAAGCCCATCCAACTGTCTACGCAGGTTGGCGATGTAGGCCTCGAACATGCCATCAATGTTGGAGCGGGTGGTGGTCTGTTCCTGCAGCAGGCTCCACTTGGTCTCCAGcattttgttctgctgctccAGGAAGCGTACCTAAAGGTAAAATCATTTGCCAAGTTTAGATGACCTGTCACTTGGGGAAAGGCATAACTTTGAATATGACTGCGTGCTGGAAATAATTCACATTTATAGATTTGTGTACTCAGCAAtgcctgttttcattttatcaaGGCAAATAAGTAGATTATATTCATGATTAGGTAGCTCATTCAGAGGTAAGAAAactgtttgtcttcattgttgTACTTTCCTCTGGTGATCCATCAAACCACACCTGTGTGTTACTTTCCCACACAGAAAGCTCTTGTATGCGCTAATATTGCATTAAAAAGCTCCTTGGGGCATGGATGTTCAAGACACAATCCAATGTGGAGCCTCTCTCCACTTTAATGATGTCATCATCTTAGAGTGTCTGAAACATGTTTCAA
It includes:
- the zgc:171775 gene encoding STKc_p38 domain-containing protein isoform X1, with protein sequence MESPGKDSPVRPGFHRLEVQKTTWDIPERYTALRAIGSGAYGTVCSAIDQKTKEQVAIKKLYRPFQSLIHAKRAYRELRLLRHIQHENVICLLDVFTPDSTLEKFQTFYMVMPFVAQDLGHIMKKRRLTDRIITYLFYQLLRGLKYIHSAGIIHRDLKPGNLAVNENCELKILDFGLARQTESEMTGYVVTRWYRAPEVIFNWMHYSQTGTNITSLIQIIIFSVLKIQQNTAICYDRDLIFVIKILSLCPFITVDVWSAACILAELITGQVLFQGHDSIDQLKKILRLTGTPDSSLVQRMQSKDAQSYVQGLPPQKKKNFREVFSSMDENAVDLLEGMLLLDPETRLTAKQGLSHPYLAEYHDPEGEPDSEPYDDSFESLELAVGEWKSLIHMEIMTFDPEDPSKTAM
- the zgc:171775 gene encoding STKc_p38 domain-containing protein isoform X2, with amino-acid sequence MESPGKDSPVRPGFHRLEVQKTTWDIPERYTALRAIGSGAYGTVCSAIDQKTKEQVAIKKLYRPFQSLIHAKRAYRELRLLRHIQHENVICLLDVFTPDSTLEKFQTFYMVMPFVAQDLGHIMKKRRLTDRIITYLFYQLLRGLKYIHSAGIIHRDLKPGNLAVNENCELKILDFGLARQTESEMTGYVVTRWYRAPEVIFNWMHYSQTVDVWSAACILAELITGQVLFQGHDSIDQLKKILRLTGTPDSSLVQRMQSKDAQSYVQGLPPQKKKNFREVFSSMDENAVDLLEGMLLLDPETRLTAKQGLSHPYLAEYHDPEGEPDSEPYDDSFESLELAVGEWKSLIHMEIMTFDPEDPSKTAM
- the LOC124063378 gene encoding keratin, type II cytoskeletal 8-like; translated protein: MSTRTSMSVKTVRSSMSGGGGSFSSGGVGGVGGASFSAGSYSSGGAFRAGGGGGGRVYSSRSAIVSARPLISSGSSSVIRTSMGGGLGSAYGGSLGFGGSSYGGGIAVGGGLAMPPITNVTVNQSLLAPLNLEIDPNIQHVRTQEKEQIKTLNNRFASFIDKVRFLEQQNKMLETKWSLLQEQTTTRSNIDGMFEAYIANLRRQLDGLGNEKVKLEGELRNMQVLVEDFKNKYEDEINKRASVENEFVLLKKDVDGAYMNKVELEAKVDALQDEINFLRAVYEAELRELQGQIKDTSVIVEMDNSRNLDMDAIVAEVKAQYEAIAAQSRSEAESWYQQKYQEMQTSAGQAGEDLRNTKSEIAELNRMISRLQNEIEAVKGQRANLEAQIAEAEERGELAVKDAKARIRDLEEALQRAKQDMARQVREYQELMNVKLALDIEIATYKKLLEGEECRIASGGSSATIHIQSSSGGYGLSSAGAGAYGGGIGISSGGGGMIMNGSGFGLGGGDGIQLRSSSSSSSLRTSGGSIRRY